The following proteins come from a genomic window of Populus nigra chromosome 6, ddPopNigr1.1, whole genome shotgun sequence:
- the LOC133697917 gene encoding protein SMALL AUXIN UP-REGULATED RNA 9-like: MDHPKKSNKISDIVRLQQILKKWRKAANAPKNISSSSNNNTSSSSSNASKSIKFLKRTLSFTDLSSSAAASSNDAVPKGYLAVCVGKELKRYIIPTEYLGHQAFGILLREAEEEFGFQQEGVLKIPCEVPVFEKILKVVEEKKDVYLLHELGPVNAESTAKEMIGCYSQSPDCELTPSHHPQMCR, translated from the coding sequence atggaTCATCCAAAGAAGTCTAACAAGATCAGCGACATTGTTCGGCTTCAGCAGATCCTTAAGAAGTGGAGAAAGGCAGCAAATGCACCCAAAaacatcagcagcagcagcaacaacaacaccagcagcagcagcagcaatgcCAGCAAGAGCATCAAGTTCTTAAAGAGAACACTCTCCTTCACAGATTTGTCATCGTCAGCAGCAGCGTCCTCAAATGATGCTGTTCCCAAAGGGTACCTTGCTGTTTGTGTTGGCAAGGAGTTGAAGAGGTATATCATCCCTACAGAGTACTTGGGTCACCAAGCCTTTGGAATTCTATTGCGAGAGGCAGAAGAGGAGTTTGGGTTTCAACAAGAGGGAGTGTTAAAGATACCATGTGAAGTTCCTGTGTTTGAGAAGATCTTGAAGGTAgttgaagagaagaaagatGTTTACTTGTTGCATGAGTTAGGGCCTGTTAATGCAGAGTCGACGGCCAAGGAGATGATTGGTTGTTACTCACAATCACCAGATTGTGAGCTAACACCTTCTCATCATCCACAAATGTGTAGATGA